One Halomonas sp. M4R1S46 genomic window carries:
- a CDS encoding MerR family transcriptional regulator — MKVSELARQTGVTAETVRHYTREGLLRPERNPDNGYQLYDETDLERLRFIQRARTLGFGVAEIREILEQADQGDSPCPLVRDLLASRLPEIRARIRELEALASRMEQALDAWAEMPDGTPDGHSLCRLIESFPEPLPSPRDARGREPEEEAS, encoded by the coding sequence ATGAAAGTCAGCGAACTCGCCCGCCAGACCGGCGTCACTGCCGAGACGGTACGTCACTACACCCGGGAGGGGCTGCTGCGCCCCGAGCGCAACCCCGACAATGGCTACCAGCTCTACGACGAGACCGACCTGGAGCGGCTGCGCTTCATCCAGCGGGCCCGCACCCTGGGGTTCGGGGTGGCCGAGATCCGCGAGATCCTCGAGCAAGCCGACCAGGGCGACTCGCCCTGCCCTCTGGTGCGTGACCTGCTGGCCAGCCGATTGCCGGAAATCCGCGCCCGCATCCGGGAACTCGAGGCCCTCGCCTCCCGCATGGAACAGGCCCTCGACGCCTGGGCCGAGATGCCCGACGGCACCCCGGATGGCCACAGCCTGTGCCGATTGATCGAGAGCTTTCCGGAACCGCTGCCTTCCCCCCGGGACGCTCGCGGCCGGGAACCGGAGGAGGAGGCGTCATGA